From Cricetulus griseus strain 17A/GY chromosome 1 unlocalized genomic scaffold, alternate assembly CriGri-PICRH-1.0 chr1_0, whole genome shotgun sequence, a single genomic window includes:
- the Atp23 gene encoding LOW QUALITY PROTEIN: mitochondrial inner membrane protease ATP23 homolog isoform X3 (The sequence of the model RefSeq protein was modified relative to this genomic sequence to represent the inferred CDS: inserted 1 base in 1 codon), which yields MAAAPGGGGPGPXRALLQRHDSPGSPEPRAHGKPQQGFLSSLFTRDQSCPLMLLKTLETNPYVKLLLDAMKHSGCTVNKGRHFSCEDCDGNVSGGFDASTSQIVLCQNNIRNQAHMSRVVTHELIHAFDHCRAHVHWFTDIRHLACSEIRAASLSGDCSLVNEIFRLHFGLKQHHQTCVRDRAVLSILAVRNISREEAQKAVDDVFESCFNDREPFGRIPHTKMYAQYAHRDFQNRQRYYSNI from the exons ATGGCTGCAGCTCCGGGCGGTGGCGGGCCAGGCC CGCGAGCGCTGCTGCAGCGGCACGACTCCCCAGGCTCGCCCGAGCCGCGGGCCCACGGGAAGCCCCAGCAGGGCTTCCTCTCCAGCCTCTTCACCCGGGACCAGAGTTGCCCGCTCATGCTCCTGAAGACGCTAGAGACGA ACCCTTATGTCAAACTTCTACTAGATGCTATGAAACACTCAGGCTg TACTGTTAACAAAGGGAGACACTTTTCTTGCGAAGACTGTGATGGAAACGTCAGCGGAGGGTTTGACGCTTCAACGTCTCAG ATTGTTTTGTGCCAGAATAACATCCGCAATCAGGCTCACATGAGCAGAGTCGTCACCCACGAGCTCATCCACGCGTTCGATCATTGTCGGGCTCATGTCCACTGGTTTACTGATATCAGACATTTGGCGTGCTCGGAG ATCCGAGCTGCAAGCCTCAGTGGAGACTGCTCACTTGTGAATGAAATCTTCAGGTTGCATTTTGGATTAAAGCAACACCATcag ACTTGTGTGCGGGACAGAGCTGTTCTTTCCATCTTGGCTGTTCGGAACATCAGCAGAGAAGAGGCCCAGAAGGCCGTGGATGACGTTTTTGAGTCTTGTTTCAATGACCGTGAGCCTTTTGGCAGGATCCCACATACTAAGATGTATGCCCAGTATGCTCACCGGGACTTCCAGAACCGTCAGCGCTATTACTCCAATATATGA